The Aedes albopictus strain Foshan chromosome 2, AalbF5, whole genome shotgun sequence region tggatttttgtatggtgagatgatcaataggacagatcggtgaagtactagatttgtagtaatgagctgaattttagtatggtgagaaggtcagttctccgtttctgcaatgcaatggtgcaaaaagcgtgggtgttatgattccttgcctaatttgatgctgtttgagcaaaactttgggcaacagtgtggttattttctccatttcttacaacataaacaacatagttatccaaagttttgctcaaacagcatcaaattaggtaaggaatcataatacccacgctttttgcaccatttcattgcagaaacggagaactgaccttctcaccatactaaaattcagctcattactacaaatctagtactacaccgaacgtgccccattgtaacattaagaaaatcgggcgaatgttccaagtagccaaagtaattcttaatcaaatgccttaaaaatctaattttcgtcaattttgttacttggtcccctctgacttaacgccgaccatatttaaatcgaacgccagatttattttttatctttcatcaaataaaagaaataaaaaaattttcatcaaatcaaATGAATAAAAAGATCTTGCATATTTTTTACTGTGCTCATCATCAGATGCGAAGAAGGAGAGTGTGAGAAGATTCTCTTTGCGAGTGCGATTTGGAAATgaaccaatgagagtctaatgaaggtgtggaagagacactttgtgtgcgtgagatccgtgtttggtgcaaaacatatCACTACTACAagtaaagcgagctcccataagaacgcgtgtcaaatagtgacgtcactatttgtgtttacatttttctttgcttactaatacatagccatctcttcttcttcctcacctgtaatatactctcattggaaatgaacCCTTCTCAGCTTACTGTGAACTGTCAAACGCTGGGTCATGTTTTTCTCTGCGATGCGCTCGCTTGTGCCTCGTCGTTTCGTCCTTCAGTCTCGCGCAATCGGTCCGGTCTCGCGTGGAATCTTTAGGTGCAGTTTTTGCAAGTAGATTTTCGGTAAATTTATTGCATCAACAGCTTCCCGGTTTCCTAGAAAGAAGTGCAACCACGCTCGCAATGACCATCAGTAGTTTTCTGCGGGTTCGCGCCTCTCTGGCCACGGCCAAGTGCGTTCTTGAGGTAGGTGTCTTTATGGGTTATATAATGGAGTTCGACGCTTACGGGATTCTGATGGGTTTCGCTTGCGTTTCAGAATGCTAAACAATCGTTCTCGAGTCACGCGGCTTTTGCCGAGCACGCAAAGCTGGAGAGAATCCGGAACATTGGCATTTCGGCGCATATCGACAGCGGGAAGACGACGCTGACCGAGCGCATCCTGTTCTACACCGGTCGCATCAAACAGATGCACGAAGTCAAGGGGAAGGACAATGTGGGAGCCACCATGGATTCGATGGAGCTGGAACGACAGCGCGGGATTACGATCCAATCGGCTGCCACCTACACGATGTGGAAGGGCCACAATATCAACATTATCGATACGCCCGGTCATGTGGATTTCACTGTGGAGGTGGAGCGCGCTCTGCGAGTGCTGGATGGCGCCATTCTGGTCCTGTGCAGTGTGGGAGGCGTGCAGAGCCAGACGTTGACCGTCAATCGGCAGATGAAAAGGTATGTGAGGAGGATACGGTAGCGTAGTTTTACGGACGCAAATTACCATTTCCATTTCTTGAAATCGTTGTTTTAGGTACAATGTCCCTTGTTTGGCCTTCATCAACAAGCTGGACCGTACGGGAGCCAATCCCTACCGGGTTCTGGGTCAGATGCGTTCGAAGCTCAATCACAATGCCGCCTTCATTCAGCTCCCGATCGGAGTGGAAAACAACTGCAAAGGAATAGTTGACCTGGTTAAACAGAAGGCTCTGTACTTCGAGGACCAGTTGGGGCTGACCGTGCGGGAGGATGAGATTCCACAGGATATGAGAACGGAAAGTGACGAGCGTCGCCATGAGCTGATTGAGCACCTATCGAATGTGGACGAATCCATTGGGGAGCTGTTTTTGGAGGAGAAAACGCCCTCAGAGCAGGATATTATGGCCGCGATTCGCAGGACGGCTTTGAAGAGGACTTTTACTCCAGTTTTGGTTGGAACGGCCTTGAAGAACAAAGGAGTACAACCACTCTTGGACGCGGTTCTGAACTATTTGCCTCATCCTGGCGAAGTCGAGAATATTGCCCTGATTGAAAAGAAGGGCCAGGAACCACAGCAGATTGTGCTAGATCCTGCTCGTGATGGTAAAAGTCCATTTGTGGGGTTGGCATTCAAACTGGAGGCGGGACGGTTTGGTCAACTGACTTACTTACGTTGTTACCAAGGCGTGCTGAAGAAGGGAGACAGCATTTTCAACGTCCGATCGGGTAAGAAGGTCCGATTGGCTCGCCTTGTTCGGTTGCACTCGAACAACATGGAGGACGTTAATGAGGTCTACGCCGGGGACATTTTCGCCTTGTTTGGCGTGGACTGTGCCAGCGGTGATACCTTCGTGACTAATCCGGATTTGGAACTGTCCATGGAATCTATTTTCGTACCGGATCCTGTGGTTTCGATGGCCATCAAACCGGCCAACAACAAGGATCGAGACAACTTCTCCAAGGCGGTTGCCCGATTCACTAAAGAGGATCCGACCTTCCGGTTCGCGTATGATAGCGATGTTAAAGAAACGCTCGTTTCCGGAATGGGTGAACTCCATCTGGAAATCTACGCCCAACGAATGGAACGCGAGTACAACTGTCCCGTAATTCTGGGCAAGCCAAAGGTTGCCTTCCGTGAGACGCTAGTAGCTCCTTGTGAATTCGACTACCTCCACAAGAAGCAGTCCGGTGGTCAAGGTCAGTATGGTCGGGTGACGGGCATTCTGGAACCGCTTCCACCTCATCAGAACACAACCATCGAATTCACCGATGAAACCATTGGTACTAACGTTCCGAAGCAGTTTGTTCCCGCCATAGAAAAGGGTTTCCGCCAGATGGCCGAAAAGGGTCTGCTGTCGGGCCACAAACTGTCCGGTATCAAGTTCCGCCTGCAGGACGGTGCTCATCACATTGTAGATTCTTCGGAATTGGCGTTCATGTTGGCCTCGCAGGGTGCCATCAAGAGCGTATTCGAGAACGGAAGCTGGCAAATCCTAGAACCGATCATGTTGGTCGAAGTCACGGCACCGGAAGAGTTCCAGGGTACGGTTATCGGGCAGCTGAACAAACGACACGGTATCATCACTGGAACCGAAGGGTCGGAaggatttctgcaatgaaatggtgcaaacagcgtaggttatatgatttattggctaatttgatgctatttgagcaaaagtttgaataactgtgttgttgtattattttttcctgcaacttcaacaacacagttatcgaaacttttgctcaaacagcatcaaattagtcaataaatcatataacctacgct contains the following coding sequences:
- the LOC109423879 gene encoding elongation factor G, mitochondrial; amino-acid sequence: MTISSFLRVRASLATAKCVLENAKQSFSSHAAFAEHAKLERIRNIGISAHIDSGKTTLTERILFYTGRIKQMHEVKGKDNVGATMDSMELERQRGITIQSAATYTMWKGHNINIIDTPGHVDFTVEVERALRVLDGAILVLCSVGGVQSQTLTVNRQMKRYNVPCLAFINKLDRTGANPYRVLGQMRSKLNHNAAFIQLPIGVENNCKGIVDLVKQKALYFEDQLGLTVREDEIPQDMRTESDERRHELIEHLSNVDESIGELFLEEKTPSEQDIMAAIRRTALKRTFTPVLVGTALKNKGVQPLLDAVLNYLPHPGEVENIALIEKKGQEPQQIVLDPARDGKSPFVGLAFKLEAGRFGQLTYLRCYQGVLKKGDSIFNVRSGKKVRLARLVRLHSNNMEDVNEVYAGDIFALFGVDCASGDTFVTNPDLELSMESIFVPDPVVSMAIKPANNKDRDNFSKAVARFTKEDPTFRFAYDSDVKETLVSGMGELHLEIYAQRMEREYNCPVILGKPKVAFRETLVAPCEFDYLHKKQSGGQGQYGRVTGILEPLPPHQNTTIEFTDETIGTNVPKQFVPAIEKGFRQMAEKGLLSGHKLSGIKFRLQDGAHHIVDSSELAFMLASQGAIKSVFENGSWQILEPIMLVEVTAPEEFQGTVIGQLNKRHGIITGTEGSEGFLQ